A portion of the Corynebacterium jeikeium genome contains these proteins:
- a CDS encoding TetR/AcrR family transcriptional regulator, with amino-acid sequence MSEFDSTDFQRSAQSTRERIIAAAARHFARKPLRSVPLKEIASDAGVSAPLIIKYFGSKEGLMAELIDFSQFKGTLSRAPFNELGQRMASAILTGQGMAGQSMIPLIVGSLDSEETAKVIAERFNEAVADDLIRRVEEDGPEDVSHDAAVHRSQMAISLCVGYLVLSDTGLIDEANAPRISVEALGSCLQQIIEHG; translated from the coding sequence ATGAGTGAGTTCGATTCGACCGATTTCCAACGGAGCGCCCAGTCCACCCGCGAGCGCATCATCGCGGCTGCAGCTCGGCACTTCGCGCGCAAGCCTTTGCGAAGCGTGCCGCTGAAGGAAATTGCCAGCGATGCGGGCGTTAGCGCGCCGCTCATCATCAAGTACTTCGGCTCCAAAGAAGGTCTCATGGCCGAACTGATTGACTTCAGCCAGTTCAAAGGCACACTCAGCCGAGCTCCCTTCAATGAACTTGGCCAGCGGATGGCCAGCGCTATTTTGACTGGTCAAGGAATGGCCGGACAGTCCATGATTCCGCTGATTGTCGGATCCCTCGACTCCGAGGAAACCGCAAAAGTCATTGCCGAGCGGTTCAATGAAGCTGTTGCAGATGACTTGATTCGCCGCGTCGAAGAGGACGGACCGGAAGACGTTAGCCACGACGCTGCTGTGCACCGCAGCCAGATGGCTATTTCCCTCTGCGTCGGATACCTAGTTCTTTCTGATACTGGTCTGATTGATGAGGCCAACGCGCCGAGGATTTCGGTTGAGGCCCTGGGCAGCTGCCTGCAGCAAATCATCGAGCACGGCTAA